From the genome of Sinanaerobacter sp. ZZT-01:
ACATAGAAAATTTGTAATTTATATTTTGAATCAACTTGCAGTTACTACAAACAAAAAACAGGCAGTTATAAAACTGCCTGTTTTTGACTATTCACAAATATATTTTACTTCGATTTAATCTAAATTAAATCGATTCGATAACTGCTTCAGCATGGCAGCCTGACTGGATAATTCTTCACTGGCTGCAGAGCTCTCCTCAGCCGTTGCTGAATTCGTTTGTACAACGGCACTGATTTGTTCCACTCCCTGCAACGTACTGGACAAGGAATCTGCCTGCTCATTGGATGCATTTGAAATCTCATGAATCCTCTCAACGGTCTGTGTCACACCCTCCAACACTTCACCTAAGACCTGACTCGTTTCATTTGCAATTGACGTTCCATTCTCTACCGCTCGTATGGAATCTTCAATTAAAATAGTCGTATTCTTCGCCGCCTCTGCTGACTTGCTTGCTAAGTTTCGAACTTCGTCGGCTACGACTGCAAAGCCCTTTCCGGCTGCTCCGGCCCTGGCCGCTTCAACGGCTGCATTCAGTGCCAAGATGTTCGTTTGGAATGCAATGTCATCAATCGTTTTAATGATCTTTCCGATCTCCGATGATTTCACATTGATTTCATCGATTGCCTTCATCATATGAACCATCTGTTCATTGCTCTTATCTGCAGCCTCTCCCACCGTCTGTACCTGTGTTGCTGCATGCATTGCACTTTGTGCATTTTTATTTACATTCTCAGAGATTTCCTGAATGGTTGCAGACAATTCCTCGATGGAGCTTGCTTGTTCCGTTGTCCCTTGCGCCAGCATCTGTGAGCCGCTTGCCACCTGCTCGGAGCTGCTTGCTACCTGTGAAGCGATGTCTACCATTTCTCCGATTGTATGTTTAAAGACTGTAGATGCATTCATCATCGCTTCTTTCACTCGTTCAAATTCGCCATCGTAGGCTTGTTCCAAATGCAAGGTCAAATTTCCATTTCCGAACTCATAAAGTGCATCGGAAATTTCTGCGATATAATCGACATAGCTGTGTAAACGCTGCGTCAGTTGCCGCATCGAGTCTGCGAGCCTTCCCACTTCATCATCTGCATAAATATTGATTTCTGCATCCAGGTTTCCTTTCGCCATTTCATCGGTAACCACAGTCAAACGTTTTAACGGCGCTGTAATGCTCCTGGAAATGAAAAGCATAACCGCTAATAAAATCAGTCCTACCAATACATAAAAGATCGTCAATGTCCGTGTCGTTGTTTTTACCGAGTTTAAAAATTCTTTTTCCGGTATGGATAAAAGTACTTTCCAGCCGGATGCTTCAATCGTTCCGCTCACACCATAAGAGGATACGCCGTTATCGTCGAATCGAATCACATTTCCACTTGGCTGTGCAACGTCTTCTAACATGGCTTTACTCAATCCGATTTCGTCAATCGATTTCAGCACTTCCTCTTCATCACTGCTTGCAAGCACCTTTCCGCTTGAAGAACAAAGAAGGGTTTTCGCTGTTTCATAAGAAGTCGCATGCCCCGTAACCATCTTATTCATTTCATTGATATGTACATCAATCGCTGCAATACCTATGATTTTAGTATTTGCTTTATTATAAATCGGAGCGGAAACCGTAACAATCTGGTCGCCGGTATATGAATCGAGATATGGCTCAGAAATGATATAACCTCGCTCAATATCTGTTTCATCCTTAAACCAGTAGTCTCGTAACGTAAAATCAAATCCATCTTCCGAAACCCATTCTTCCCCATTAAACATAAGTAGCGCATCCAAATCTGCAACAAATGGTGCAAAATCATTTTCAACATTTGCATCTTTTGTACGCCTCAGCATTTCATGTGCACCCTCCCAATAAGGTGAGGTTTTTAGATCTTTTCTCTCATGAACTGTTTCTAATAGTTCTTGAAGGCTTTCATCAAGTGCCATCTGCTTTGTGACGCTTATGTACTGAGTAAAGTAATGGTTCAACTCAGCAATCAATTTCTCTTCTGATACCTGAGCAATATTACTCTCATCCTTTATTACTGTTTTGGAAGTAAGATTCACCACAACAATACCTGCAAGAACCATT
Proteins encoded in this window:
- a CDS encoding methyl-accepting chemotaxis protein, whose product is MKKSIGKIKSIQNKIIIGIGGIIIIAMVLAGIVVVNLTSKTVIKDESNIAQVSEEKLIAELNHYFTQYISVTKQMALDESLQELLETVHERKDLKTSPYWEGAHEMLRRTKDANVENDFAPFVADLDALLMFNGEEWVSEDGFDFTLRDYWFKDETDIERGYIISEPYLDSYTGDQIVTVSAPIYNKANTKIIGIAAIDVHINEMNKMVTGHATSYETAKTLLCSSSGKVLASSDEEEVLKSIDEIGLSKAMLEDVAQPSGNVIRFDDNGVSSYGVSGTIEASGWKVLLSIPEKEFLNSVKTTTRTLTIFYVLVGLILLAVMLFISRSITAPLKRLTVVTDEMAKGNLDAEINIYADDEVGRLADSMRQLTQRLHSYVDYIAEISDALYEFGNGNLTLHLEQAYDGEFERVKEAMMNASTVFKHTIGEMVDIASQVASSSEQVASGSQMLAQGTTEQASSIEELSATIQEISENVNKNAQSAMHAATQVQTVGEAADKSNEQMVHMMKAIDEINVKSSEIGKIIKTIDDIAFQTNILALNAAVEAARAGAAGKGFAVVADEVRNLASKSAEAAKNTTILIEDSIRAVENGTSIANETSQVLGEVLEGVTQTVERIHEISNASNEQADSLSSTLQGVEQISAVVQTNSATAEESSAASEELSSQAAMLKQLSNRFNLD